The following are encoded in a window of Pedobacter cryoconitis genomic DNA:
- a CDS encoding lactonase family protein, translated as MRKLFCLLTATVSFFSAKAQQADYHLVIGTYTAPGKSEGIYVYDFNTPDATAKFKYVEKNVINPSFLTVTPDSKFVYAVNEDGDKSMVSAFSFDAVAGKLGFLNKQPSKGADPCYLIADDKNVLIANYSGGTIGVFGREANGALTPAKQVVKHIGSSINKDRQSSAHVHMVRFTPDHRYVIANDLGKDKVYTYAYDKDSEHNVLVLKDSISIKPGSGPRHITFSSNGRFAYLIQEMIAQVTVFSYADGVFKKIQEVSIVAKDFKGENGGSDIQLTADGKFLYASNRGTANTITTFAVESNGQLTNKGQVSTLGNGPRAFVIDPSGNWLLVGHQYTNNVVIFKRDKVTGALKDSGKRIDIGAPVCFEFVAKKKAALDSKM; from the coding sequence ATGAGAAAACTATTTTGTCTGTTAACCGCTACCGTTTCTTTTTTCTCTGCTAAAGCACAACAGGCAGATTATCATTTAGTCATCGGAACTTATACAGCTCCGGGTAAAAGTGAAGGAATTTATGTTTACGATTTTAACACACCTGATGCTACAGCTAAATTTAAGTATGTAGAGAAGAACGTGATTAATCCAAGTTTCCTTACCGTTACACCGGATAGTAAATTCGTTTATGCGGTGAATGAGGATGGTGATAAAAGTATGGTGAGCGCATTTAGCTTTGATGCAGTTGCAGGAAAGTTAGGTTTTCTCAATAAACAACCTTCAAAAGGGGCAGATCCTTGTTATCTGATCGCAGATGACAAAAATGTATTGATTGCTAATTATAGCGGAGGCACAATTGGTGTTTTTGGCAGAGAAGCAAACGGTGCACTGACCCCGGCTAAGCAGGTTGTTAAACATATAGGATCAAGCATCAACAAAGACAGACAAAGCAGCGCCCATGTTCACATGGTACGCTTTACTCCTGACCACCGTTATGTGATCGCAAACGACTTAGGAAAAGATAAAGTTTATACTTACGCTTACGATAAAGATTCAGAACATAATGTTCTTGTTTTAAAAGACAGTATCAGTATCAAACCTGGCAGCGGACCAAGGCATATCACCTTTAGCAGTAATGGCAGGTTTGCCTACCTGATTCAGGAAATGATAGCCCAGGTAACCGTTTTCAGCTATGCTGACGGCGTATTCAAAAAGATCCAGGAAGTATCTATTGTAGCTAAAGATTTTAAAGGCGAAAATGGAGGCTCTGACATCCAGCTTACAGCTGATGGAAAGTTCTTATATGCAAGTAACAGAGGTACTGCCAATACAATTACTACTTTCGCTGTTGAAAGTAACGGTCAGCTAACCAATAAAGGTCAGGTAAGCACTCTAGGCAACGGTCCGAGAGCTTTTGTGATTGACCCGAGCGGTAACTGGTTATTAGTTGGACATCAGTATACCAATAACGTTGTAATTTTTAAACGTGATAAAGTTACTGGCGCATTAAAAGACAGTGGAAAAAGAATTGATATCGGTGCCCCTGTTTGTTTTGAGTTCGTAGCTAAGAAAAAAGCAGCACTGGACAGTAAGATGTAA
- a CDS encoding pseudouridine synthase codes for MTNNNNRNSRDDKSKPGNRSTTGKGRSGADSAYKGKSKFGDKEGNDKSKFGAGKDNYRPRASKDGDDFKARPPRDGERSFRPGAGRDGEAKSFSSRPPRDGERPRAGRDGDAKSFSSRPPRDGERPRAGRDGEAKSFSSRPPRDGERPRAGRDGDAKSFSSRGGAGGKTFKPRAFKEGSSKEMPRNEGRSYIKKDNFGTDGERPFRTFEDKKSTSRSTDSRPFRKREEGAPAKPYSGAPRPFAEKAPVMRSRKESSHNTVDDGKIRLNRYIANSGICSRRKADELIAAGVVSVNGVPVSELGHKVDPGKDEVRYNGELLKREKKVYVILNKPKDYITTTDDPQERRTVMSLVEKASRERIYPVGRLDRNTTGLLLMTNDGDLADKLSHPKNGITKIYHVELSKSLSQGDLNKIQFGLELEDGIIKPDSVSYVAGGSKREVGIQIHSGKNRIVRRIFEHLGYEVVKLDRVVYGNLTKKDLPRGRWRFLEEHELIQIKHLIQ; via the coding sequence ATGACAAATAACAACAACAGGAACAGTCGGGATGACAAGTCCAAACCGGGAAACCGAAGCACAACAGGTAAAGGCCGTAGTGGAGCAGATAGTGCTTACAAAGGTAAAAGCAAGTTTGGGGATAAAGAGGGGAACGACAAGAGTAAATTTGGTGCTGGTAAAGACAACTACAGACCAAGAGCCAGTAAAGATGGTGATGATTTTAAAGCAAGACCTCCAAGAGACGGTGAGCGTAGTTTCAGACCAGGAGCAGGCAGAGACGGTGAAGCAAAGAGCTTCTCCTCAAGACCTCCAAGAGACGGTGAAAGACCAAGAGCAGGCAGAGATGGCGATGCAAAGAGCTTCTCATCAAGACCACCAAGAGATGGTGAAAGACCAAGAGCAGGCAGAGACGGTGAGGCAAAAAGCTTCTCCTCAAGACCACCAAGAGATGGTGAAAGACCAAGAGCAGGTAGAGACGGCGATGCAAAAAGCTTCTCGTCAAGAGGTGGTGCTGGCGGCAAAACATTCAAACCACGTGCATTTAAAGAAGGTTCTTCTAAAGAGATGCCAAGAAATGAAGGCCGTAGTTATATAAAGAAAGACAATTTCGGTACTGATGGTGAAAGACCATTCAGAACTTTCGAAGATAAAAAAAGCACTTCCAGAAGTACAGATAGCAGACCATTCAGAAAAAGAGAAGAAGGTGCTCCGGCAAAACCATATTCTGGTGCGCCAAGACCTTTTGCTGAAAAAGCGCCTGTTATGCGTAGCAGAAAGGAAAGCAGTCACAATACAGTAGATGACGGAAAAATCCGTTTGAACCGTTACATTGCCAATTCAGGTATCTGTTCACGCCGTAAGGCAGATGAACTGATTGCTGCTGGTGTGGTTTCTGTAAACGGTGTACCGGTTTCTGAACTGGGACATAAAGTAGATCCGGGTAAAGACGAAGTACGTTACAACGGCGAATTGCTGAAACGTGAAAAGAAAGTTTACGTGATCTTAAATAAACCTAAAGATTATATTACTACCACTGACGATCCTCAGGAACGCCGTACAGTAATGTCCTTAGTAGAAAAAGCAAGCAGAGAACGTATTTATCCGGTTGGTCGTTTAGACCGCAATACAACAGGTCTTTTATTAATGACAAATGATGGTGATTTAGCTGATAAGCTATCGCATCCAAAAAATGGGATTACTAAAATCTACCATGTTGAATTAAGCAAAAGTTTAAGTCAGGGTGACCTGAACAAAATTCAGTTCGGTTTAGAATTAGAAGATGGTATTATTAAACCAGATTCTGTATCTTACGTAGCCGGAGGTTCTAAACGTGAAGTAGGCATCCAGATCCACAGTGGTAAAAACAGGATTGTCCGCAGAATATTTGAACACCTGGGTTATGAGGTTGTTAAATTAGACCGTGTGGTTTATGGTAACCTGACCAAAAAAGATCTTCCACGTGGAAGATGGCGCTTTTTAGAAGAACATGAACTGATTCAGATCAAACATCTGATCCAGTAA
- a CDS encoding OstA-like protein — MNSIYSNLTLRIAGILLFFFFPLSLSAQQNAMQTAQQRTKIILQSSERSKIITKTDITYLRKPVFKQDNAILTCDSAVFYTSKNYFEAFNNVHINQADTINIYSDFLTYDGNAKLAHLTSNVRLLDRTSVLTTNVLDYAMAPKVGTYVSGGKIVNKDATITSKNGYYFANSRDAYFRYNVLVVTEQSTIKSDTLRYNTLTNWAYFYGPTNIREKDGGNLYTENGAYNTKTTYAYFGKNNLYTSGSKSLKGDSLYYDGRAGYGKAVRNIVFKDTIDKMLMHGQLGYYYKKDQRTLVTKNAYAGMGTSDSILVKEVKRPDSLWLGADTLETQMVLQKTLKLIKGPVIKKDNELGEESREGSKVGSKKAKPADPKKPGVSVAGNGKNPKAPPIKLVLTAKDSVKRDSMLKAKVPIQKIDSIFRKAAELKALDTLQKKAAIAKIDAVIKNGIPVLSKETLKADSLKSGLKADPTVKKVSPPKPAPAVKITDPALTTDTSKIKTGITKVKTDTAKLKSDGVKIKTDTAKLKTGVKPVIKKTTKDSLPFNPADTVLTRSIKAYHHVNVFKSNMQAKADSLFYTSADSTLRWYKNPIIWSQNSQQTGDTIYLQLRNKKINSVQIISNAFAVNVDPVDSAKFNQIKGKMITGFFKDGALNSMYVDGNAESVYFTKTDDGKKYDKMNQTISSRIKVNFRKNEISDVVPIKDVEGATTPVADIKQDVILTGFIWKPELRPRSKRDITNPKIVAKPKAATKPVVKAGAKPGVKTPGKPATKDLKDAAIDALTDQLPGGAGAIIRKAAKDTDPKILKNAADSLKNKINPLEVIQKVPPKIADTIQKIVPSLLKKADTLSKQPVLLKKQ, encoded by the coding sequence ATGAACTCCATATATAGTAATCTGACCCTCAGGATTGCAGGGATCCTGCTGTTTTTCTTTTTCCCATTGTCACTTTCGGCACAGCAAAATGCGATGCAGACCGCACAACAGAGAACGAAAATCATCCTTCAAAGTTCAGAAAGAAGTAAGATTATTACAAAAACAGATATTACCTATTTAAGAAAACCAGTCTTTAAACAGGACAATGCAATTCTTACCTGCGATAGTGCGGTTTTTTATACGTCCAAGAATTACTTCGAGGCATTTAACAACGTACACATCAATCAGGCAGATACGATCAATATTTATTCTGATTTCCTGACTTACGATGGAAATGCAAAACTTGCTCACTTAACAAGCAACGTTCGTTTGCTCGACAGAACTTCTGTCTTAACGACCAATGTACTGGATTACGCCATGGCACCTAAAGTGGGCACCTATGTGAGCGGTGGTAAAATTGTAAACAAAGATGCGACCATTACCAGTAAAAACGGTTACTATTTTGCCAATAGCAGGGACGCTTATTTCCGTTACAATGTATTGGTTGTGACCGAACAAAGTACGATCAAATCAGATACACTGAGGTATAACACCCTAACCAACTGGGCTTATTTTTATGGCCCGACCAATATCAGGGAGAAAGACGGCGGTAATCTTTATACAGAAAACGGCGCTTACAATACAAAAACTACTTATGCGTATTTTGGAAAAAACAACCTGTATACTTCGGGCAGTAAATCACTCAAAGGAGATAGTTTATATTATGATGGACGTGCTGGTTATGGTAAAGCAGTAAGAAATATTGTATTTAAAGATACTATTGATAAAATGCTGATGCACGGTCAGCTGGGGTATTATTATAAAAAAGATCAGCGGACTTTAGTTACTAAAAATGCCTATGCAGGTATGGGAACGAGTGACTCTATTCTGGTCAAAGAGGTAAAGCGTCCGGATAGCTTATGGCTGGGAGCTGATACCCTGGAAACACAAATGGTTTTGCAGAAAACCTTAAAGCTGATCAAGGGCCCTGTCATCAAAAAAGATAATGAATTAGGGGAAGAAAGCAGAGAAGGAAGTAAAGTAGGCAGTAAAAAAGCTAAACCCGCAGACCCTAAAAAACCTGGTGTTTCTGTTGCTGGAAATGGTAAAAACCCTAAAGCACCACCTATAAAACTTGTTCTGACTGCAAAGGATAGTGTAAAAAGGGATAGTATGCTGAAGGCTAAAGTCCCCATTCAAAAAATTGATTCTATATTCAGAAAAGCAGCAGAATTGAAGGCATTGGATACCTTGCAGAAAAAGGCGGCTATTGCAAAAATTGATGCGGTAATTAAAAATGGCATTCCGGTTTTAAGTAAGGAAACGTTAAAAGCAGATAGTTTAAAATCAGGCTTAAAAGCTGATCCGACTGTGAAAAAGGTATCTCCTCCAAAGCCTGCCCCCGCTGTTAAAATAACTGACCCGGCATTAACAACTGATACCTCAAAGATTAAAACAGGCATTACAAAAGTCAAAACTGACACTGCTAAACTCAAATCAGACGGCGTAAAAATTAAGACCGATACCGCGAAACTCAAAACCGGAGTAAAGCCAGTGATTAAAAAAACGACTAAAGATAGTCTGCCATTTAACCCGGCAGATACTGTCCTTACACGAAGTATCAAAGCCTATCACCATGTAAATGTCTTCAAATCCAATATGCAGGCTAAAGCAGACTCTCTGTTTTATACCAGTGCGGATTCAACTTTACGCTGGTACAAAAATCCGATTATCTGGTCGCAAAACTCTCAGCAGACCGGAGACACCATCTATCTGCAATTGAGAAATAAAAAGATAAACTCTGTTCAGATAATCAGCAATGCATTTGCAGTAAACGTTGACCCGGTAGATTCTGCAAAATTCAATCAGATTAAAGGTAAAATGATTACTGGGTTCTTTAAAGACGGAGCACTAAACAGCATGTATGTGGATGGTAACGCAGAAAGCGTTTATTTCACAAAGACTGATGATGGCAAGAAATACGATAAAATGAACCAGACGATCAGCAGCCGGATTAAAGTTAATTTCAGGAAAAATGAAATCTCAGATGTAGTCCCGATTAAAGATGTCGAAGGTGCCACTACACCCGTTGCTGATATTAAACAGGACGTAATTTTAACAGGCTTCATCTGGAAACCCGAGTTAAGGCCGCGTTCAAAAAGAGACATTACCAACCCAAAAATAGTAGCTAAACCAAAAGCAGCAACTAAACCAGTAGTCAAAGCAGGCGCTAAACCAGGTGTAAAAACACCAGGGAAACCAGCGACAAAAGACTTGAAGGATGCAGCTATTGACGCGCTTACGGATCAGTTACCTGGTGGAGCTGGTGCTATCATCAGGAAAGCAGCGAAAGACACTGACCCTAAAATTCTGAAAAATGCGGCTGATTCCTTAAAAAACAAGATTAATCCGTTAGAAGTTATACAGAAGGTACCACCAAAAATTGCAGATACAATTCAAAAAATAGTACCATCATTACTAAAAAAAGCAGACACTCTGTCTAAACAGCCTGTTCTTTTAAAAAAGCAATAA
- the bshA gene encoding N-acetyl-alpha-D-glucosaminyl L-malate synthase BshA: MKIGIVCYPTFGGSGVVATELGKALADEGHQVHFITYSQPARLDFFSANLYYHEVSVRDYPLFDYAPYESALASKLVDVVRFEKLDILHVHYAIPHASAAFMAKQILETYGIYIPFVTTLHGTDITLVGKDPTYKPVVTFSINKSDGVTTVSNDLKEDTNNHFDITNEIRVIPNFIDFSRFSLKPKDHFKKAIAPNNERILIHTSNFRKVKRTADVIRMFRLILNKIPSKLLMVGDGPDRANNEQLCRDLGICDHVRFLGKQDAVEEILSVADLFLMPSETESFGLAALEAMACKVPIITSNAGGLPELNVDGFCGYMSNVGDVDDMAKKAIMILENDEVLNTFKENAFKRAQDFDLKKILPLYVDYYNDIIAKNLALQPA, encoded by the coding sequence ATGAAGATAGGTATTGTTTGTTACCCTACATTTGGCGGTAGTGGTGTTGTCGCTACAGAATTGGGAAAGGCATTGGCCGATGAAGGACATCAGGTCCATTTCATCACCTATAGCCAGCCTGCAAGGTTAGACTTTTTCTCTGCTAACCTTTATTATCATGAAGTATCAGTCCGGGATTATCCATTGTTTGACTACGCGCCTTATGAGTCTGCACTGGCCAGTAAACTGGTAGACGTGGTAAGATTTGAGAAGCTGGATATTTTGCATGTACATTATGCAATTCCACATGCTTCTGCTGCCTTTATGGCGAAACAGATCCTGGAAACCTACGGTATTTATATTCCGTTTGTAACTACGCTCCACGGAACTGATATTACGTTAGTTGGAAAAGATCCGACTTATAAACCAGTAGTTACCTTCTCGATCAATAAATCTGATGGAGTTACTACGGTTTCAAATGACCTGAAAGAAGATACGAATAACCATTTTGATATCACCAATGAGATCAGAGTGATTCCTAACTTTATAGATTTCAGCAGATTCAGCCTGAAACCAAAAGATCATTTCAAAAAGGCTATTGCGCCTAACAATGAAAGAATCCTGATCCATACTTCGAATTTCCGAAAAGTGAAAAGAACGGCAGATGTAATCAGGATGTTCAGATTGATCCTGAATAAAATCCCTTCTAAGTTACTGATGGTAGGGGATGGGCCTGACCGTGCGAATAATGAACAGTTATGCCGCGATCTTGGTATTTGTGATCATGTACGGTTTTTAGGAAAACAGGATGCTGTAGAGGAAATCCTTTCGGTAGCCGACTTATTTCTGATGCCTTCTGAGACAGAAAGTTTTGGATTGGCTGCATTAGAGGCTATGGCTTGCAAGGTGCCTATTATTACTTCTAATGCTGGTGGTTTGCCGGAACTGAATGTAGATGGTTTCTGTGGTTATATGAGCAATGTGGGTGATGTGGATGATATGGCGAAAAAAGCCATTATGATCCTGGAGAATGATGAAGTGCTGAACACATTTAAAGAAAATGCGTTTAAAAGAGCACAGGATTTTGATCTGAAAAAAATATTACCATTGTATGTAGATTATTACAATGACATTATCGCTAAAAATCTTGCTTTACAGCCTGCTTAA
- the tilS gene encoding tRNA lysidine(34) synthetase TilS — translation MLLLHNFLDYIRQNSLFNPDQRILLAVSGGKDSVLMAHLFKQGGFKFGIAHCNFGLRAEESQRDERFVSALASQLEVPLYVTHFTTKAYAAEHKISTQMAARDLRYRWFEELRTQENYSYIAVAHHQDDAIETVLLNLVRGTGIAGLHGILPKRDFLIRPLLFLSRAGIDEAIQRKGYDFVEDSSNSGTAYARNKLRLGVVPLLKEINPNLEQTFEHNILRFAETEMVLQQTVAQLRVTLFEEKKEGIYLSLEKIRALNPKRLLLFELLKVYGFTETVVEDLLGSLNKQSGTSFYSASHRLTLNRENLMLTAIITEEVYTNKMIHPSDTAVAFGNQVIEISYAELISFDNNPQKAFIDADRLIFPIVVRAWQEGDRFMPIGMRNYKKLSDFFIDQKIPLPQKDSIPILINGNGDVVWVAGLRQDNRYKVTATTKKVAIFEQKLN, via the coding sequence ATGTTACTCTTGCACAATTTCCTGGATTATATCCGCCAGAATTCTTTATTCAATCCAGACCAGCGAATTCTTTTAGCGGTTAGCGGAGGAAAAGATTCTGTGCTCATGGCCCACCTTTTTAAGCAAGGTGGATTTAAGTTTGGAATTGCACATTGTAATTTTGGGCTGAGAGCAGAAGAGTCACAAAGAGATGAGCGTTTTGTCAGTGCACTCGCTTCCCAGCTTGAAGTACCTTTATATGTGACGCATTTTACCACTAAAGCGTATGCTGCTGAACATAAAATATCAACCCAGATGGCCGCGAGAGATTTAAGGTACCGCTGGTTTGAAGAATTAAGAACTCAGGAGAATTATAGCTATATCGCTGTTGCACATCATCAGGACGATGCGATAGAAACGGTATTGCTGAATTTAGTGAGAGGGACTGGTATTGCTGGTTTACATGGTATTTTACCTAAAAGGGATTTCCTGATCAGACCGCTGTTATTCTTATCCCGTGCCGGTATTGATGAGGCCATTCAGCGCAAAGGTTATGATTTTGTAGAAGATAGTTCCAATTCGGGTACTGCTTATGCCAGAAATAAACTAAGATTAGGGGTTGTACCACTGCTTAAGGAGATCAATCCTAATCTGGAACAGACTTTTGAACATAATATTCTTCGCTTCGCAGAGACGGAAATGGTTTTGCAGCAAACAGTTGCTCAGCTTAGAGTTACACTCTTTGAAGAAAAAAAAGAAGGTATTTACCTTTCGCTAGAGAAAATCAGAGCACTGAATCCTAAAAGACTTCTTTTGTTTGAGCTGTTAAAGGTTTATGGCTTTACTGAAACAGTGGTGGAAGACTTGCTTGGCTCTTTAAACAAACAAAGCGGAACTTCATTTTACAGCGCAAGTCATCGGCTCACCCTGAACCGGGAAAACCTGATGCTGACGGCGATTATAACAGAAGAGGTTTATACGAATAAAATGATACATCCTTCGGATACAGCAGTGGCTTTCGGCAACCAGGTTATTGAAATTTCCTATGCTGAGCTGATATCTTTTGACAATAATCCACAGAAAGCATTTATAGATGCAGACCGGCTGATTTTTCCGATCGTAGTCAGAGCATGGCAGGAAGGAGACCGTTTTATGCCGATCGGGATGAGAAATTATAAAAAGCTGAGCGATTTCTTTATTGATCAGAAGATACCTCTGCCCCAAAAAGATAGTATTCCAATCCTCATTAATGGGAATGGCGATGTGGTCTGGGTGGCAGGTCTGCGTCAGGACAATAGATATAAAGTAACAGCTACAACAAAAAAAGTCGCTATATTCGAACAGAAATTAAATTAA
- a CDS encoding lytic transglycosylase domain-containing protein codes for MPQAFKSSKKGLNNTTKSITTTTTITTEEPVNQLAQLNFAEETLPLGDIRVQKKMKKTLAGYNYSSLQTNRLHRMAAEWFPIIEPILAAYGIPNDFKYMPLVESGLQGGMSPKGANGFWQFMPGTARTYGLKVNSEVDERKNLRKSTIAACKYIKELYGVFDSWTLVAAAYNVGDNHMRKQIDRQNQDNYFKMKLNRETGGYVYKLISMKEIIRDPSRYGYSSSKGVLAMHNNSNNTNRE; via the coding sequence ATGCCCCAAGCATTTAAAAGTTCGAAAAAGGGACTTAACAACACGACAAAAAGCATTACCACTACTACCACCATTACTACAGAAGAGCCTGTAAATCAATTGGCTCAGCTGAATTTCGCAGAAGAAACTTTACCTCTGGGTGACATCAGGGTGCAGAAAAAAATGAAGAAGACTCTTGCGGGGTATAATTACAGCAGCTTACAGACCAATCGTCTGCACAGAATGGCCGCTGAATGGTTTCCGATTATCGAGCCGATTCTTGCAGCTTATGGGATTCCAAATGATTTTAAATACATGCCTCTTGTAGAATCAGGTTTACAGGGTGGAATGTCTCCAAAAGGAGCCAATGGATTCTGGCAATTTATGCCGGGTACAGCACGTACTTACGGACTAAAAGTAAACTCGGAAGTTGATGAACGTAAAAACCTACGTAAATCCACTATAGCAGCCTGCAAATACATCAAAGAATTGTATGGTGTTTTTGATAGCTGGACATTAGTAGCTGCGGCCTATAATGTGGGTGATAACCACATGAGAAAGCAGATCGACAGACAAAATCAGGACAATTATTTTAAAATGAAACTGAATCGTGAAACAGGTGGGTATGTTTACAAACTTATTTCAATGAAAGAAATCATCAGGGACCCTTCCCGGTATGGTTACAGCAGTTCTAAGGGCGTATTGGCTATGCATAACAATAGCAACAATACAAACAGAGAATAA
- a CDS encoding Gfo/Idh/MocA family oxidoreductase, with the protein MKFVTRIILIGIGPHSKRVYLPAITQLKQKFKVEISLAIDVKSEAKKITHYFEKHDYKIDTLFIDPFTGQFPEALKADLNHFVEVHGINAVIIATEPSVHHAYAEWALSLKLHILMDKPVSTRENAVSELEQANGILTDYQQLLQLYNDFQQEKSTVFSINVQRRYHPGFQYVMERIKEVSAATNCPVTAIHSSHSDGQWRLPSEMVLQDYHSYNKGHGKMSHSGYHIFDIVSQLYDAPGIAEKTPDQMEVISSLILPEGFIKQLNEQDYEANFKADYEQAKVYDDAELMKIFEDYGEIDATVLVRQLKDGVNMANITINLLHNSFSRRSWVIPDADLYKGNGRVKHEYHNIQQGPFQNIQIHSYQAKDKHHHNNKKDYKPGGNNHFDIYIFRNIGMLGGKHPLEIVTMKDLSALHKFDDSKLLTEQAKTAVIAEFLGFIQGDLDKKDLKSNIDSHLNSVKMMSAAYVSHIQQKVNGNPVVKI; encoded by the coding sequence ATGAAATTTGTTACACGAATAATCCTGATTGGTATTGGTCCCCATTCCAAGCGCGTATATCTCCCTGCAATCACCCAGCTGAAACAAAAATTTAAAGTTGAAATTTCACTGGCAATTGATGTTAAATCTGAAGCTAAAAAGATTACTCATTACTTTGAAAAACATGACTATAAAATCGACACTTTATTTATTGATCCGTTTACAGGACAATTTCCGGAAGCCCTAAAAGCTGATTTGAATCACTTTGTTGAAGTGCATGGAATAAATGCAGTGATTATTGCAACTGAGCCATCAGTTCATCACGCGTATGCGGAGTGGGCACTGAGTTTAAAATTGCATATCCTGATGGATAAGCCTGTCAGCACGAGGGAAAATGCAGTTTCTGAGCTTGAACAGGCCAATGGGATTCTGACCGATTATCAGCAGTTGCTACAACTTTACAACGACTTTCAACAAGAAAAATCTACTGTTTTTTCTATCAATGTTCAGCGAAGATATCATCCGGGTTTTCAGTATGTGATGGAGAGAATTAAAGAGGTGAGTGCAGCCACCAATTGCCCGGTTACAGCAATTCATTCGAGCCATAGCGATGGACAATGGCGCTTACCCTCAGAAATGGTATTGCAGGACTATCATTCTTATAATAAAGGTCACGGAAAAATGTCGCATAGCGGATATCATATATTTGATATTGTCAGCCAGCTTTACGATGCTCCCGGAATAGCGGAGAAAACCCCGGATCAGATGGAAGTGATCAGTTCATTGATTTTGCCTGAAGGATTTATTAAACAACTTAATGAGCAGGATTATGAAGCTAATTTTAAGGCTGATTATGAACAGGCGAAAGTGTATGATGATGCAGAGTTGATGAAGATATTTGAAGATTACGGAGAGATTGATGCAACTGTGCTGGTACGGCAGTTAAAAGATGGGGTCAATATGGCGAACATTACAATCAATCTGTTACATAATAGTTTTAGCAGAAGGAGTTGGGTAATTCCGGATGCAGACCTCTATAAAGGAAATGGGCGTGTAAAACATGAATATCACAATATTCAGCAAGGCCCCTTTCAAAATATCCAGATCCACTCTTACCAGGCAAAGGATAAACATCACCATAACAACAAAAAAGATTATAAACCAGGAGGGAATAATCATTTTGATATCTATATTTTCCGGAATATAGGTATGTTGGGTGGGAAACATCCTTTGGAAATTGTTACGATGAAAGACCTGTCAGCGTTGCACAAATTTGATGATTCTAAATTGTTAACTGAACAAGCTAAAACAGCTGTAATTGCAGAATTTCTTGGTTTTATTCAAGGTGATCTGGATAAAAAAGATTTAAAATCAAATATTGACAGTCATTTGAACAGTGTGAAAATGATGTCAGCGGCTTACGTGTCACATATCCAGCAGAAAGTCAATGGAAATCCTGTGGTGAAAATTTAG
- a CDS encoding non-canonical purine NTP diphosphatase, giving the protein MIRQLVFATNNLNKTKEVRSLLADQYEVLNLQDIGCTTDIPETADTFAGNAGLKSRFVVENYQLDCFADDSGLEVEALNNEPGIYSARYAGERGDAANLDLVLQKMEGQQNRNARFITVISLIQNGKEFLFEGTIQGTLRESRTGENGFGYDPIFQPDGYQITFAEMDMAEKNKISHRAIAMRKLIAFLKEQAV; this is encoded by the coding sequence ATGATCAGACAATTAGTCTTTGCGACCAATAATCTAAATAAAACAAAAGAAGTCCGCTCTTTATTAGCGGACCAGTATGAAGTCCTGAACCTGCAAGATATTGGTTGTACAACCGATATTCCGGAAACAGCGGATACTTTTGCTGGCAATGCCGGTTTAAAAAGCCGCTTTGTCGTTGAAAATTATCAGCTGGATTGTTTTGCTGATGATAGCGGTCTGGAAGTAGAAGCGCTAAATAACGAACCAGGAATCTACTCTGCCCGGTATGCTGGCGAAAGAGGTGATGCTGCAAATCTGGATTTGGTTTTACAGAAAATGGAAGGACAGCAGAACCGTAATGCACGGTTTATCACGGTAATCTCTTTGATTCAAAATGGTAAAGAGTTTCTCTTCGAAGGAACAATTCAGGGGACACTAAGGGAAAGCCGCACGGGTGAAAATGGCTTCGGTTATGACCCGATTTTTCAGCCGGATGGATATCAGATAACTTTTGCTGAAATGGACATGGCAGAGAAAAATAAAATCAGTCACCGGGCAATTGCCATGCGCAAGCTTATTGCTTTTTTAAAAGAACAGGCTGTTTAG